A region of Pseudomonas sp. Marseille-Q3773 DNA encodes the following proteins:
- a CDS encoding LysR family transcriptional regulator, with protein sequence MNPYEDMRIFAQVMEAGSFTAAAERLGMSKQSVSRRLMQLEERLGVRLLNRSTRRLDATPLGQHYYQSALRLLGEVQQVEHDISGQAQALRGTLRLSAPLSFAMAHLGCLLTEFLQLHPQVDVEVDLSDRAVDLIGEGYDLALRIGMLEDSSLIARRIAGVGRVSCASRAYLQQRGVPATPDELAGHECLPYGHSRQGQWQFRQGGKAQGLQVGGRMRGNNGEMLRDAAIAGMGVTYLPTFIVGQALADGRLVTVLDEWRPPALQLSAVYPQHRQVARPVQGFVAFLRERLVQL encoded by the coding sequence ATGAACCCTTACGAAGACATGCGCATCTTCGCCCAAGTGATGGAAGCCGGCAGTTTCACTGCCGCTGCCGAACGCCTGGGCATGTCCAAGCAGTCGGTCAGCCGGCGCCTGATGCAGCTGGAAGAGCGCCTGGGTGTGCGCCTGCTCAACCGCTCCACGCGGCGCCTGGATGCCACCCCGCTGGGCCAGCACTACTACCAGTCGGCACTGCGCCTGCTGGGCGAGGTGCAGCAGGTGGAGCACGACATCAGCGGCCAGGCCCAGGCCTTGCGCGGCACCTTGCGCCTGAGCGCGCCGCTGTCGTTCGCCATGGCCCACCTGGGTTGCCTGCTGACCGAGTTCCTGCAGCTCCATCCGCAGGTCGATGTGGAGGTGGACTTGAGCGACCGTGCCGTGGACCTGATCGGCGAGGGCTATGACCTGGCGCTGCGGATCGGCATGCTGGAGGACTCCAGCCTGATTGCGCGGCGTATTGCGGGCGTCGGGCGGGTCTCCTGCGCAAGCCGGGCGTATCTGCAACAGCGCGGCGTCCCCGCCACGCCTGATGAGCTGGCCGGGCACGAATGCCTGCCCTACGGGCATTCACGGCAGGGGCAGTGGCAGTTCCGTCAGGGGGGCAAGGCCCAGGGGCTTCAGGTGGGCGGGCGCATGCGGGGCAACAATGGCGAGATGCTCAGGGATGCGGCGATTGCCGGGATGGGGGTGACTTACTTGCCGACCTTTATCGTTGGCCAGGCGTTGGCGGATGGGCGGCTGGTGACTGTGCTGGATGAATGGCGGCCGCCGGCGTTGCAACTGTCGGCGGTATACCCGCAACACCGACAGGTGGCGCGGCCGGTGCAGGGGTTCGTGGCGTTCCTGCGCGAGCGACTGGTGCAGTTGTGA
- a CDS encoding MbtH family protein: MTSVFDRDDIQFQVVVNHEEQYSIWPDYKAIPNGWRAVGKSGLKKDCLAYIDEVWTDMRPLSLRQKMAEAAAQ; the protein is encoded by the coding sequence ATGACTTCCGTTTTCGACCGCGACGATATCCAGTTCCAGGTAGTGGTCAACCACGAAGAGCAGTACTCGATCTGGCCTGACTACAAGGCCATCCCCAACGGCTGGCGCGCGGTTGGCAAGAGCGGCCTGAAGAAAGACTGCCTGGCCTACATCGACGAGGTCTGGACCGACATGCGCCCGCTGAGCCTGCGCCAGAAAATGGCCGAAGCCGCTGCCCAGTGA
- a CDS encoding alpha/beta fold hydrolase, whose amino-acid sequence MSAVNLLCLPYSGASAMVYSRWRRKLPAWLQVRPVELPGRGTRMAEPLHTNLQVLARQLAAEQRLATNAPYVLLGHSLGALLAFELAHELQALGSPPPMALFACGTAAPTRREDYERNNWREPKGDAELVSELRELQGTPEEVLANTELMSLTLPILRADFLLCGTYAYRQRAALQCPLHVLGGVDDRASDEQLQAWRQETHGPFSLQMFPGGHFFIHEQEDQVLAALVASLEPLRLSA is encoded by the coding sequence GTGAGCGCAGTGAATCTGCTCTGCCTGCCGTACTCCGGCGCCAGCGCCATGGTCTACAGTCGCTGGCGGCGCAAGTTGCCGGCGTGGCTGCAGGTGCGCCCGGTCGAACTGCCCGGGCGCGGTACGCGCATGGCCGAGCCACTGCACACCAACCTGCAAGTGCTGGCCCGGCAACTGGCGGCCGAGCAACGCCTGGCGACGAATGCCCCCTACGTGCTGCTCGGCCACAGCCTGGGTGCGTTGCTGGCCTTCGAACTGGCCCACGAGCTGCAGGCGTTGGGTAGCCCGCCACCCATGGCCCTGTTCGCTTGTGGAACCGCTGCGCCGACCCGCCGCGAGGACTACGAGCGCAACAATTGGCGCGAACCCAAGGGCGACGCCGAGCTGGTCAGCGAATTGCGCGAGCTGCAGGGCACGCCCGAGGAAGTGCTGGCCAACACCGAGCTGATGAGCCTGACCTTGCCGATCCTGCGCGCCGACTTCCTGCTTTGTGGCACCTACGCTTACCGCCAGCGCGCGGCCTTGCAGTGCCCGTTGCATGTGCTTGGCGGCGTCGACGATCGCGCCAGCGACGAGCAACTGCAGGCCTGGCGCCAGGAAACCCATGGCCCTTTCTCGCTGCAGATGTTCCCGGGTGGGCACTTCTTCATTCACGAACAGGAAGACCAGGTGCTCGCTGCGCTGGTCGCATCGCTCGAACCGCTTCGGCTTTCCGCCTGA
- a CDS encoding hydrolase — translation MLIDPHKATLLVVDIQEKLIGAMSDPAGTRARARWLLAAVAELELPTVISEQYPKGLGHTLAELLAAAPAAEVVEKSHFSCVAAGCLPASLMAREQVIVCGMETHVCVLQTVLGLLALGKQVFVVEDACDSRTPASKAAGLARMRAAGAQVVTREMVLFELLGSAGHPLFRHISKTYLVGEQP, via the coding sequence ATGCTGATCGATCCACACAAGGCGACGCTGCTGGTCGTCGACATCCAGGAAAAGCTCATCGGCGCCATGAGCGACCCTGCAGGCACCCGCGCACGGGCCCGCTGGTTGCTGGCAGCGGTCGCCGAACTGGAGCTGCCGACGGTGATTTCCGAACAGTATCCCAAGGGCCTGGGGCACACCCTGGCCGAGCTGCTGGCCGCAGCGCCAGCTGCCGAGGTGGTGGAGAAAAGCCATTTTTCCTGCGTGGCCGCCGGGTGCCTGCCAGCCAGCCTGATGGCGCGCGAGCAAGTGATCGTCTGCGGCATGGAAACCCACGTCTGTGTGCTGCAGACCGTGCTTGGCCTGCTGGCGTTGGGCAAGCAGGTGTTCGTGGTCGAGGATGCCTGCGACAGCCGCACCCCGGCGAGCAAGGCTGCGGGCCTGGCGCGCATGCGTGCTGCCGGCGCGCAGGTGGTGACCCGCGAGATGGTGTTGTTCGAGCTGTTGGGCAGTGCCGGCCACCCGCTGTTCCGGCACATCAGCAAGACCTACCTGGTCGGTGAACAGCCCTGA
- a CDS encoding DUF1615 domain-containing protein, with product MALALLQGCAGRREEAPEADPAKVRAQLLRLLPAQARDREGWARDIQQAFETQRIAPSKSNLCAVLAVTEQESTFNADPQVPNLGRIAREEIDRRAARLHVPRLLVDGALKTPSANGKSYQQRLQAVRSEKQLSELYDEVIARVPLGKTLLGGLNPVHTGGPMQVSIDFAEQHARDYPYSYTGSIRQEVFTRRGGMYFGIAHLLGYPTSYERQLYRFADFNAGWYASRNAAFQAALSKAAGVTLALDGDLIAPGSIMPGATERAARKLGTRLGLRNPQIRRQLEQGDSLAFEDSELYSGVFALADAAAGKPLPRAVLPGIELKSPKITRKLTTAWFAGRVDERYQRCMKR from the coding sequence ATGGCCCTGGCGCTGCTGCAAGGTTGCGCCGGGCGCCGTGAGGAAGCCCCCGAAGCAGACCCGGCCAAGGTCCGCGCGCAACTGCTGCGGCTGTTGCCCGCCCAAGCCAGGGACCGCGAGGGCTGGGCCAGGGACATTCAGCAGGCATTCGAAACCCAGCGCATTGCCCCGAGCAAGAGCAACCTGTGTGCAGTGCTGGCCGTGACCGAGCAGGAGTCGACCTTCAACGCCGACCCGCAGGTGCCCAACCTGGGGCGCATTGCCCGCGAGGAAATCGACCGCCGTGCCGCACGCCTGCATGTTCCCAGACTGCTGGTCGATGGTGCGCTGAAGACACCTTCGGCCAATGGCAAGAGCTACCAGCAGCGGTTGCAGGCGGTGCGCAGCGAGAAGCAGCTGAGCGAACTCTACGACGAGGTCATCGCCCGCGTGCCGCTGGGCAAGACCTTGCTCGGTGGACTGAACCCGGTGCATACCGGCGGGCCGATGCAGGTCAGCATCGACTTTGCCGAACAGCACGCGCGCGATTACCCCTACAGCTATACCGGCAGCATCCGCCAGGAAGTCTTTACCCGGCGTGGCGGCATGTATTTCGGTATCGCCCACTTGCTCGGCTACCCGACGAGCTATGAACGCCAGCTGTATCGCTTTGCCGATTTCAACGCGGGCTGGTACGCCAGCCGCAACGCGGCCTTCCAGGCGGCCCTGAGCAAGGCGGCCGGGGTGACATTGGCCCTCGACGGGGACCTGATCGCACCGGGTTCGATCATGCCGGGGGCCACGGAAAGGGCGGCGCGCAAGCTCGGTACCCGGCTCGGCCTGCGCAACCCGCAGATTCGCCGCCAGCTTGAGCAGGGCGACAGCCTGGCGTTCGAAGACAGCGAGCTGTACAGCGGGGTGTTCGCCCTGGCCGATGCGGCGGCTGGCAAACCGCTGCCACGTGCCGTGTTGCCCGGGATCGAGCTGAAGAGCCCGAAGATCACCCGCAAGCTGACCACGGCGTGGTTTGCCGGGCGGGTGGATGAACGTTATCAGCGGTGCATGAAGCGGTAG
- a CDS encoding zinc ABC transporter substrate-binding protein, giving the protein MNLKRLTLALALALASLPSLSFATQVLTSLPVTHSLASALLDGTAVQLKRAAPANLPASRQPAYFSGRGGASLQDAAQQADAVIGVRSIWRDDPLYPMARRSNIRIVEIDAARPVDGALPGIAVSSDDAYGAYPWLNPTNLGRMADVVANDLERLAPDAKATIQGNLARLKRQLLELAASSQTRLAKVDNLTVVSLSERLGYLASGLNLDVVEQPLPAAWDATALQALEHNLKAQEVAVVLDHRQPQPAVVEVIRTAGAKLVVVESDPEDAFAGLQASVDQVVAALGED; this is encoded by the coding sequence ATGAACCTCAAACGCCTGACCCTGGCGCTGGCCCTGGCCCTGGCCAGCCTGCCATCGCTGTCTTTCGCCACCCAGGTGCTGACCAGCCTGCCAGTCACCCACAGCCTGGCCAGCGCCCTGCTCGACGGCACCGCGGTGCAGCTCAAGCGTGCAGCCCCGGCCAACCTGCCAGCCAGCCGTCAACCTGCGTATTTCAGCGGGCGTGGTGGCGCCAGCCTGCAAGACGCCGCGCAGCAGGCCGATGCAGTGATCGGCGTGCGTTCGATCTGGCGTGACGACCCACTGTACCCGATGGCCCGGCGCAGCAATATCCGCATCGTCGAGATCGACGCCGCCCGGCCGGTGGACGGCGCGCTGCCTGGCATTGCCGTCAGCAGCGACGATGCCTATGGCGCCTACCCCTGGCTGAACCCGACCAACCTCGGGCGCATGGCCGACGTGGTAGCCAATGACCTGGAACGGCTCGCGCCGGACGCCAAGGCGACGATTCAGGGCAACCTGGCCAGGCTAAAGCGCCAGTTGCTGGAACTTGCCGCCAGCAGCCAGACACGCCTGGCCAAGGTCGACAACCTGACCGTGGTGAGCCTGTCGGAGCGCCTCGGCTACCTGGCCAGCGGGCTGAACCTGGACGTGGTGGAGCAGCCGCTGCCCGCCGCATGGGATGCCACTGCACTGCAGGCGCTGGAGCACAACCTGAAGGCACAGGAGGTGGCAGTGGTACTGGACCATCGCCAGCCGCAGCCGGCGGTGGTCGAAGTGATCAGGACGGCAGGGGCGAAGCTGGTGGTAGTGGAGAGTGACCCCGAGGATGCCTTTGCCGGACTGCAGGCCAGTGTCGACCAGGTGGTGGCCGCACTGGGCGAGGACTGA
- a CDS encoding metal ABC transporter permease, with amino-acid sequence MSLESLRLLVQSWATAGYLPEALAYGFVVNALLAGLMIGPVLGGLGTLVVVKRFAFFSEAVGHAALTGVAIGILLGEPYTGPYGSLFGYCLLFGILLNFLRNRTGLAPDTLIGVFLSVSLALGASLLLMLAGKINVHILENVLFGSVLTVSGQDLLVLGIVAVLVLALAVPLYNRIMLASFNPQLAAVRGVAVKTLDYLFVVLVTLVTVAAVKVIGAILVGALLVIPAAAARLVSQSLKGFFFLSVLIATSSTLLGILLPIVFDLPVPSGAAIILVAGICFALAALARALVPRLQGNPA; translated from the coding sequence ATGAGCCTTGAATCCTTGCGCCTGCTGGTCCAGAGCTGGGCCACGGCCGGCTACCTGCCCGAGGCGCTGGCCTACGGTTTCGTGGTCAACGCCTTGCTGGCAGGGCTGATGATCGGCCCGGTACTGGGCGGCCTGGGTACCCTGGTGGTGGTCAAGCGCTTCGCCTTCTTCTCCGAGGCGGTCGGCCATGCGGCGCTGACCGGCGTGGCCATCGGCATCCTGCTGGGCGAACCCTACACTGGCCCGTACGGCAGCCTGTTCGGCTACTGCCTGCTGTTCGGCATCCTGCTCAACTTCCTGCGCAACCGAACCGGGCTGGCGCCGGACACGCTGATCGGCGTGTTCCTCTCGGTGTCGCTGGCCCTGGGCGCCAGCCTGCTGCTGATGCTGGCGGGCAAGATCAATGTGCATATCCTGGAAAACGTCCTGTTCGGCTCGGTGCTGACCGTCAGCGGCCAGGACCTGCTGGTGCTGGGCATCGTCGCGGTGCTGGTGCTGGCACTGGCCGTGCCCCTGTACAACCGCATCATGCTGGCCAGCTTCAACCCGCAGCTGGCGGCGGTGCGCGGGGTGGCGGTGAAGACCCTGGACTACCTGTTCGTGGTGCTGGTGACCCTGGTGACGGTAGCGGCGGTGAAGGTGATCGGGGCGATCCTGGTCGGGGCGCTGCTGGTGATTCCGGCCGCCGCTGCGCGCCTGGTCAGCCAGTCGCTCAAGGGCTTTTTCTTCCTGTCGGTGCTGATTGCCACCTCGAGCACCCTGCTCGGCATCCTGCTGCCGATCGTATTCGACCTGCCGGTGCCGTCGGGAGCCGCGATCATCCTGGTTGCCGGCATCTGCTTTGCCCTGGCTGCACTGGCCCGCGCCCTCGTCCCCCGCCTGCAAGGAAACCCGGCATGA
- a CDS encoding metal ABC transporter ATP-binding protein, with protein sequence MTAAANLLATCGPRIEFTGIDLSLGRTRILDQVSFSVAAGSVHAIVGPNGGGKSSLIKTLLGQMPHQGQLTLHWPGEREVIGYVPQALEFDRGLPMTVDDFMAAMCQRRPAFLGLSRRVQPAIDAALARVGMLDKRKRRMGALSGGERQRVLLAQGLVPTPQLLVLDEPMSALDEAGIQVFEQLLRGWRQAGTTVLWIEHDLQAVLRLSDRVTGLNRQVLFDAPPAQALSPERLLGLFSVHPRSEGRA encoded by the coding sequence ATGACCGCCGCAGCCAACCTGCTGGCTACCTGCGGGCCGCGCATCGAGTTCACCGGCATCGACCTGTCGCTGGGCCGCACGCGCATCCTCGACCAGGTCAGCTTCAGCGTCGCCGCTGGCAGCGTGCATGCCATCGTCGGCCCCAACGGCGGCGGCAAGAGTTCGTTGATCAAGACCTTGCTCGGGCAGATGCCGCACCAGGGCCAGTTGACCCTGCACTGGCCTGGCGAGCGCGAAGTGATCGGCTACGTACCGCAGGCGTTGGAATTCGACCGTGGCCTGCCAATGACCGTGGACGACTTCATGGCCGCCATGTGCCAGCGCCGTCCTGCGTTCCTCGGCCTGTCGCGCCGGGTGCAGCCGGCCATCGACGCAGCCCTGGCGCGGGTCGGCATGCTCGACAAGCGCAAGCGGCGCATGGGCGCGCTGTCGGGCGGCGAACGCCAGCGTGTACTGCTGGCGCAGGGCCTGGTCCCCACGCCGCAGTTGCTGGTGCTGGACGAGCCGATGTCGGCCCTTGATGAAGCCGGTATCCAGGTGTTCGAACAATTGCTGCGCGGCTGGCGCCAGGCCGGCACCACCGTGCTGTGGATCGAACACGACCTGCAGGCCGTGCTGCGCCTGAGCGACCGCGTGACCGGGCTCAACCGCCAGGTGCTGTTCGATGCCCCGCCGGCCCAGGCCCTGAGCCCGGAGCGCCTGCTGGGGCTGTTCTCCGTTCACCCACGCAGCGAGGGGCGTGCCTGA
- a CDS encoding metal ABC transporter substrate-binding protein: MLRSALALLLALALPLSALADNGKPLRIGITLHPYYSYVSNIVGDKAEVVPLIPAGFNPHAYEPRAEDIKRIGTLDVVVLNGVGHDDFADRMIAASEKPGIQTIEANQNVPLLAATGIAARGAGKVVNPHTFLSISTSIAQVNNIARELGKLDPDNARLYTQNARAYAKRLRALRAEALAKVTEAPGASFRVATIHAAYDYLVRDFGLEVTAVVEPAHGIEPSPAQLKKTIDQLKALDVRVIFSEMDFPSAYVETIQRESGVRLYPLTHISYGEYTKDKYEVEMQRNLDTVVRAIQENRA; the protein is encoded by the coding sequence ATGCTCCGCTCCGCCCTCGCCCTGCTCCTGGCCCTTGCCCTGCCGCTGTCGGCCCTGGCCGATAACGGCAAGCCGCTGCGCATCGGCATCACCCTGCACCCCTATTACAGCTATGTGAGCAACATCGTCGGCGACAAGGCCGAAGTGGTGCCGTTGATTCCGGCAGGTTTCAACCCCCACGCCTACGAGCCACGGGCGGAAGACATCAAGCGCATCGGCACGCTGGATGTGGTGGTGCTCAACGGCGTGGGCCATGATGATTTTGCCGACCGCATGATCGCCGCCAGCGAAAAGCCCGGCATCCAGACCATCGAGGCCAACCAGAACGTGCCATTGCTGGCGGCCACCGGCATTGCCGCCCGTGGTGCCGGCAAGGTGGTCAACCCGCACACATTCCTGTCGATCAGCACCAGCATCGCCCAGGTCAACAATATCGCTCGCGAACTGGGCAAGCTCGACCCGGACAACGCCAGGCTGTACACGCAGAATGCCCGTGCCTACGCCAAGCGCTTGCGCGCCCTGCGAGCCGAGGCCCTGGCCAAGGTCACCGAGGCGCCCGGCGCCAGCTTCCGGGTGGCCACCATCCATGCCGCCTACGACTATCTGGTACGCGACTTCGGCCTGGAGGTGACGGCGGTGGTCGAGCCCGCGCATGGCATCGAGCCCAGCCCGGCCCAGTTGAAGAAGACCATCGACCAGCTGAAGGCCCTGGATGTGCGGGTGATCTTTTCGGAAATGGACTTCCCGTCCGCCTATGTCGAAACCATCCAGCGCGAATCTGGTGTGCGTCTTTACCCGCTCACGCACATTTCCTATGGCGAATACACCAAGGACAAGTACGAAGTGGAAATGCAGCGCAACCTCGACACCGTCGTGCGCGCCATCCAGGAGAACCGCGCATGA
- a CDS encoding DUF6162 family protein, producing the protein MSRCQVIRPAGAGHETLYVLLVSLLIVVLAASVVLVRGEREDEQAIASHQIDARRDLTAAEQGLYTDLRVAFDEIRLLREENAAVPSVSTLAEEGLPPFVVDAGSQSRGNHQWSWLQAGAYLGRSQAPEVAGSLLLIVPSDSAGEADVWLRRDTAAAPPGDLGQAALIAAGWRQVVSHYDAGVTREHRH; encoded by the coding sequence ATGAGCCGCTGCCAAGTGATCCGCCCGGCCGGTGCCGGGCACGAAACCCTCTACGTGCTGCTGGTCAGCCTGCTGATCGTGGTGCTCGCCGCCAGCGTGGTGCTGGTGCGCGGTGAGCGCGAGGACGAACAGGCCATCGCCAGCCACCAGATCGATGCCCGGCGCGACCTGACTGCCGCCGAGCAAGGCCTGTATACCGACCTGCGGGTGGCCTTCGACGAAATCCGCCTGCTGCGTGAAGAAAACGCCGCCGTCCCCAGCGTAAGCACCCTGGCCGAGGAAGGCCTGCCACCGTTCGTGGTCGACGCCGGCAGCCAGAGCCGCGGCAACCACCAGTGGTCATGGCTGCAGGCCGGTGCCTACCTGGGGCGCAGCCAGGCCCCGGAAGTGGCCGGCAGCCTGCTGTTGATCGTGCCGAGCGACAGTGCTGGCGAGGCGGATGTCTGGCTGCGCCGCGACACCGCCGCTGCGCCGCCGGGCGATCTCGGCCAGGCTGCATTGATCGCTGCCGGCTGGCGCCAGGTGGTCAGCCATTACGACGCCGGGGTCACCCGCGAACACCGTCACTGA
- a CDS encoding thiamine pyrophosphate-binding protein, producing the protein MSKAHALPDSPLKQLWLKWRFHLNILLVLIPLGFMPKYFADARLFRGEAGLGANVISDIQVGPYRLDLAELRDEPPRADGPAGYFKVFNASLCKACIKEVKAAYLRIGKPRSLRAAGTIFFGAPYHMGTSLPIPPRTRPDAQVWITLEGWDGSLHQASVPLAKASPATVAWLEKQGDKK; encoded by the coding sequence ATGAGCAAGGCACACGCGCTGCCCGACAGCCCGCTGAAGCAGCTGTGGCTGAAGTGGCGCTTCCACCTGAATATCCTGCTGGTTCTCATCCCGCTGGGCTTCATGCCGAAGTACTTCGCCGACGCCAGGCTGTTCCGTGGCGAAGCCGGCCTTGGCGCCAATGTGATCAGCGACATCCAGGTCGGCCCCTACCGCCTCGACCTGGCCGAGCTGCGTGACGAGCCCCCCCGCGCCGACGGCCCGGCCGGGTACTTCAAGGTGTTCAACGCCTCGTTGTGCAAGGCCTGTATCAAGGAGGTCAAGGCCGCCTACCTGCGCATCGGCAAACCACGCAGCCTGCGCGCCGCCGGCACGATTTTCTTTGGCGCGCCCTACCACATGGGCACTTCGCTGCCCATCCCGCCCCGCACCCGCCCGGACGCGCAGGTCTGGATCACCCTGGAAGGCTGGGACGGCAGCCTGCACCAGGCGTCAGTCCCCCTGGCCAAGGCATCGCCCGCCACCGTGGCCTGGCTCGAGAAACAAGGAGACAAGAAATGA
- a CDS encoding PepSY domain-containing protein codes for MAKTAKKSKSRLWFLVHSWLALPIWFFVLIVCFTGMLAVVSQEIVWLANPDVRANKPDGDVERLSFQQVLDALHRAEPDMVVERLSQPDGSHFAVKADVTLPDGTSPTLYVNPYTGAIQGKTPDFDFEAFTRALHGWWLVPFTNGFSWGWYLVSLLGLPMLASLVTGLVVYKKFWKGFFKPLRTGHGSRIFWGDLHRLAGVWSIWFIAVISITGTWFLIQAILFDNHITISSRPVVPVIAREDVPQTADGSPAPRIDLDEAARIAGLAIPGLEVNFITLPATAYSHVTLGGPGWYPLMFQSASVNPYTRQIDSQFLLGDRSALEVVTESMRPLHTGDFGGLPIKLVWFFFGLVLTLMVFSGLLIWTRRTAQATAAALKRSERTPHPARTDSTVEVRP; via the coding sequence ATGGCCAAAACCGCGAAAAAATCGAAATCCAGGCTATGGTTCCTGGTCCACAGCTGGCTCGCCCTGCCGATCTGGTTCTTTGTCCTGATCGTCTGTTTCACCGGCATGCTCGCCGTGGTCAGCCAGGAAATCGTCTGGCTGGCCAACCCGGACGTACGTGCCAACAAGCCCGATGGCGACGTCGAGCGCCTGAGCTTCCAGCAGGTGCTGGATGCGTTGCACAGGGCCGAGCCCGACATGGTGGTGGAACGTCTCAGCCAACCCGACGGTTCGCACTTTGCCGTCAAGGCCGATGTCACCCTGCCTGACGGCACCAGCCCGACGTTGTACGTCAACCCTTACACCGGTGCGATCCAAGGCAAGACACCGGACTTCGACTTCGAGGCCTTCACCCGTGCCCTGCATGGCTGGTGGCTGGTGCCGTTCACCAATGGCTTCAGCTGGGGCTGGTACCTGGTGTCGCTGCTCGGGCTGCCCATGCTGGCGTCGCTGGTCACCGGCCTGGTGGTGTACAAGAAATTCTGGAAAGGCTTCTTCAAACCGCTGCGCACCGGCCATGGTTCGCGGATTTTCTGGGGCGACCTGCACCGCCTGGCCGGGGTCTGGTCGATCTGGTTCATTGCAGTCATTTCCATCACCGGCACCTGGTTTCTGATCCAGGCGATCCTGTTCGACAACCACATCACCATTTCCAGCCGCCCGGTGGTGCCGGTGATCGCCCGCGAGGACGTGCCGCAAACCGCGGACGGCAGCCCCGCACCGCGCATCGACCTGGATGAGGCCGCACGCATTGCCGGCCTTGCGATCCCGGGCCTGGAGGTCAATTTCATCACCCTGCCAGCCACTGCCTACAGCCACGTCACCCTGGGCGGGCCGGGCTGGTACCCACTGATGTTCCAGAGCGCTTCGGTGAACCCCTATACGCGCCAGATCGACAGCCAGTTCCTGCTCGGCGACCGCTCGGCGCTGGAGGTCGTCACCGAATCCATGCGCCCATTGCATACCGGCGATTTCGGCGGCTTGCCGATCAAGCTGGTGTGGTTCTTCTTCGGCCTGGTCCTCACCCTGATGGTGTTCAGCGGTTTGCTGATCTGGACCAGGCGCACCGCCCAGGCCACCGCCGCCGCGCTCAAGCGCAGCGAACGCACGCCGCACCCGGCACGCACCGACAGCACCGTGGAGGTCCGCCCATGA
- a CDS encoding SidA/IucD/PvdA family monooxygenase, which translates to MSQSAHTETVKDLIGVGFGPSNLALAIALEELAESQGHALDALFIDKQQDYRWHGETLATQSELQISFLKDLVSLRNPTSPYSFVNYLHQKQRLADFINLGTFYPCRLEYDDYLRWAAEHFATQAVYGEEVLRIEPEVQSGRVEHLRLVSRDVQGREYSRRTRSVVVGSGGTPKIPEKFAAFTDDPRVFHHSRYLSSLNKLPCKAGTPMRIAVIGSGQSAAEAFIDLNDSYPSVRVDMILRGSALKPADDSPFVNEIFAPDYTDLVYNEPADQRRKLLGEYHNTNYSVVDLNLIERIYGILYRQKVAHQYRHNVLCRRQVETVLATREGLELTLRDLATGQQQTHRYDAVILATGYERRSHRDLLAPLAGYLDDFTVDRNYRVLASPDLQASVYLQGFCENSHGLSDTLLSVLPARAAEIGRALYQDLAQLHGRQQAAVALTRA; encoded by the coding sequence ATGAGCCAGTCTGCACACACGGAAACTGTAAAAGACTTGATCGGCGTGGGTTTCGGCCCTTCCAACCTGGCCCTGGCCATCGCCCTGGAAGAACTCGCCGAGTCTCAGGGCCATGCCCTCGATGCGCTGTTCATCGACAAGCAGCAGGACTACCGCTGGCACGGCGAAACCCTGGCGACCCAGAGCGAGCTGCAGATCTCGTTCCTCAAGGACCTGGTTTCGCTGCGCAACCCCACCAGCCCCTACAGCTTCGTCAACTACCTGCACCAGAAGCAGCGCCTGGCCGACTTCATCAACCTCGGCACCTTCTACCCCTGCCGCCTCGAGTACGACGACTACCTGCGCTGGGCCGCCGAGCACTTCGCTACCCAGGCGGTGTACGGCGAGGAGGTGCTGCGTATCGAACCGGAAGTGCAGTCGGGCCGGGTCGAACACCTGCGTCTGGTCTCGCGTGACGTACAAGGCCGCGAATACAGCCGCCGCACCCGTTCGGTGGTGGTCGGCAGCGGCGGTACCCCGAAAATCCCGGAGAAGTTTGCCGCCTTCACCGATGACCCGCGCGTATTCCACCACTCCCGGTACCTCAGCAGCCTGAACAAGTTGCCGTGCAAGGCCGGCACGCCAATGCGCATTGCCGTGATCGGGTCCGGCCAGAGTGCTGCAGAGGCGTTCATCGACCTCAACGACAGCTACCCGTCGGTCAGGGTCGACATGATTCTGCGCGGCTCGGCGCTCAAGCCTGCCGATGACAGCCCGTTCGTCAACGAGATCTTCGCCCCGGACTACACCGACCTGGTCTACAACGAGCCGGCCGACCAGCGCCGCAAGCTGCTTGGCGAATACCACAACACCAATTACTCGGTGGTCGACCTCAACCTGATCGAGCGCATCTACGGCATCCTTTACCGGCAGAAAGTGGCGCACCAGTACCGTCACAACGTGCTGTGCCGACGCCAGGTGGAAACGGTGCTGGCCACCCGCGAAGGGCTGGAGCTGACCCTGCGTGACCTTGCCACCGGCCAGCAGCAGACCCACCGCTATGACGCGGTGATCCTGGCCACCGGCTACGAACGCCGCTCGCACCGTGACCTGCTGGCACCACTGGCCGGCTACCTTGACGATTTCACGGTCGACCGCAATTACCGCGTGCTGGCCAGCCCCGACCTGCAGGCGTCGGTGTACCTGCAAGGCTTCTGCGAAAACAGCCACGGCCTGAGCGACACCCTACTCTCGGTGCTGCCGGCACGCGCTGCGGAGATCGGCCGCGCGCTGTACCAGGACCTGGCCCAGCTGCACGGCAGGCAGCAGGCAGCGGTCGCCCTGACCCGCGCCTGA